The genomic region CTCAATAGAATGTTTTAACACATTTTGTCCATAACTAGTTCTATACTTTAGTCTACCAAGTAATTTAATAATTTCAGGATGAACACCATGAACACCTACTTCAAGGGTTGCTTGTTCTCCTTCTTCTTTAATATCATTTTCAACATCCTTGGTAGCTCTTTCTACCATTTCCTCGATTCTAGCTGGGTGAATTCTTCCATCTACAATTAACTTTTCTAAGGCTATTTTAGCAATTTCTCTCCTTACAGGATCAAAACTTGATAAAATAACTGCTTCCGGAGTATCATCTATAATTACATCTACTCCTGTTAATGTTTCTAGGGTTCTGATATTTCTACCTTCCCTACCTATAATTCTTCCCTTCATTTCATCATTTGGAAGGGCAACAACATGCACTGTTGATTCTGATACATGATCTGCTGCACATCTTTGAATTGCAGTAGTTATAATTTCTCTTGCTTTTTTCTCTGCTTCTTCCTTAGCTCTTGCTTCAACATCTTTAATCATCATAGCAGTTTCATGTGTTATTTCTCTTTTTACTTCACTTAAAAGAATTTCTTTAGCTTCCTCAGAAGTCATTGCTGATATTCTTTCAAGTTCTTCTCTTCTTTTAGCGTAAAGTTCTTGCACACTAGCTTCCAGATCATTGATTTCTTGTAACCTTTTATTTAAAGATTCTTCTTTCTTTTCTAAAAAATCACTTTTCTTATCTAATGTTTCTTCTCTTTGAATTATTCTTCTTTCAAGCCTTTGGACTTCATTTCTTCTTTCTCTACACTCTTTATCTAGATCATTTCTTAATTTATGAACTTCTTCTTTCGCCTCTAAAATAGATTCTTTCTTAATAGCTTCTGCTTCTTTTTTAGCATTTTCTAAAATTTCAAAAGCTTCTCTTTCTAACCTTTCAATCTTCTTTTTAGATGCACTCTTTA from Clostridium isatidis harbors:
- the rny gene encoding ribonuclease Y gives rise to the protein MEILIKIIVGIIVLAVICLILYNAIKSASKKKIERLEREAFEILENAKKEAEAIKKESILEAKEEVHKLRNDLDKECRERRNEVQRLERRIIQREETLDKKSDFLEKKEESLNKRLQEINDLEASVQELYAKRREELERISAMTSEEAKEILLSEVKREITHETAMMIKDVEARAKEEAEKKAREIITTAIQRCAADHVSESTVHVVALPNDEMKGRIIGREGRNIRTLETLTGVDVIIDDTPEAVILSSFDPVRREIAKIALEKLIVDGRIHPARIEEMVERATKDVENDIKEEGEQATLEVGVHGVHPEIIKLLGRLKYRTSYGQNVLKHSIEVAYLAGIMASELGLDVNLAKRAGLLHDIGKVATKEDEGRHAVIGGDLAKKYGESPIVANAIAAHHGDVEMLTLEAVLVQAADAISAARPGARRETLEAYIKRLEKLEEIANSYEGVEKSYAIQAGREIRIMVKPDQLDDAGIVELARDLSKSIEQNLEYPGQIKINVIRETRAVDYAK